The following proteins come from a genomic window of Pseudomonas sp. J452:
- a CDS encoding rhodanese-like domain-containing protein, with product MLAHLIEFATNHYVLTACFAFLLALLIVTELRKGGKSLSSRELTALVNSEQGVVLDVRNNKDFASGHIVGAINIPFDKLAGRMVELDKHKAKTVIVVDAMGQHAGSVARDLQKAGFTAAKLGGGIASWRGDNLPVVK from the coding sequence ATGTTGGCCCACCTGATTGAATTTGCCACTAACCACTATGTATTGACCGCCTGCTTCGCCTTCCTGCTGGCGCTGCTGATCGTCACCGAGCTGCGCAAGGGTGGCAAAAGCCTGTCCAGCCGTGAGCTGACTGCACTGGTCAACAGCGAGCAGGGCGTGGTGCTGGATGTGCGCAACAACAAGGATTTCGCCAGCGGCCATATCGTTGGCGCCATCAACATTCCCTTCGACAAGCTGGCCGGCCGCATGGTCGAACTGGACAAGCACAAGGCCAAGACCGTGATCGTGGTCGACGCCATGGGCCAGCATGCCGGCAGCGTCGCCCGCGATCTGCAGAAAGCCGGTTTCACCGCTGCCAAGCTCGGCGGCGGCATCGCCAGCTGGCGTGGCGACAACCTGCCTGTGGTCAAGTGA
- a CDS encoding Type II secretory pathway component: MLLLKLLLLNLLLAAGLAHAAPAIDPTQPPANLLPVVSAGEVQAPLVLQAILRGAQGSRAVIGGNTLRIGDEHAGIRVLAIHTHSVLIERQGQQQLLRLAEPVLKPSR, translated from the coding sequence GTGTTGCTGCTGAAGCTGTTGCTACTGAACCTGCTGCTGGCGGCTGGCCTGGCCCATGCCGCGCCCGCCATCGACCCGACACAGCCGCCGGCCAACCTGTTGCCGGTCGTGAGTGCTGGCGAGGTACAGGCACCGCTGGTGCTGCAGGCGATTCTGCGCGGCGCCCAGGGCAGCCGTGCGGTGATCGGCGGCAACACCCTGCGGATCGGCGACGAGCATGCCGGCATCCGCGTGCTGGCCATCCACACGCACAGCGTATTGATTGAACGCCAGGGCCAACAGCAGTTGCTGCGCCTGGCCGAACCCGTATTGAAACCGAGCCGATGA
- a CDS encoding pilus (MSHA type) biogenesis protein MshL: MNTFLPRLGLLSLACLLSACQTFIDGDTQLYEQSGKLLDESLQQAQAQNKVMPPAAVQASLIPPLSSSLSVGSGPRFDVSAKDMPAREFFLSLMEGAGQNLVVHPEVTGNITFSLRRVTLEEVLAAVRDSYGYDFRRSTYGYQILPNRAITRSYDLNYLNLQRIGVSDTRVSSGQVVSDESESSNSEDGSSSSDSSVSTLNASQVTTSSDVDFWREVREVVAMIVGGEEGNSVVVNPQASLLVVRANSADQENVARFLEQAQRNLQRQVVLETKILEVQLNDGFQAGISWEQLGSDVSAGLAGETIDGPTGIGGVFSSVLSLGDFTGLIQLLQTQGEVRVLSSPRISTLNNQKAVIKVGTDEFFVTEVSSSSTTTTAAGVTEPTQDITLTPFFSGISLDVTPQIDQNDVVTLHVRPTVSRVQDQNKTIVLGEDNVFNLPLALSTSRQSDSIVRARSGQVVVIGGLLQSTNENEDAEVPWASTLPIVGNLFKQQRKALQKSELVILMRPQVVSDEVWLDELRKSAETFKELR, from the coding sequence ATGAACACATTCCTGCCGCGTCTCGGCCTGCTGAGCCTGGCCTGCCTGCTGAGTGCCTGCCAGACCTTCATTGATGGCGACACGCAACTCTATGAACAGAGCGGCAAGCTGCTCGACGAGAGCCTGCAGCAGGCCCAGGCGCAGAACAAGGTCATGCCGCCAGCAGCGGTACAGGCCTCGTTGATCCCGCCGCTGAGCAGCTCCTTGAGTGTCGGCAGCGGCCCGCGCTTCGATGTCTCGGCCAAGGACATGCCGGCCCGCGAGTTCTTCCTCAGTCTGATGGAAGGCGCCGGGCAGAACCTGGTGGTGCACCCGGAAGTGACCGGCAACATCACCTTCAGCCTGCGCCGGGTCACCCTGGAAGAAGTGCTGGCGGCGGTGCGCGACAGCTATGGCTATGACTTCCGCCGCAGCACCTATGGCTACCAGATCCTGCCGAATCGGGCGATCACCCGTAGCTACGACCTCAATTACCTCAACCTGCAGCGGATTGGTGTGTCCGACACCCGCGTCAGCTCCGGTCAGGTGGTGAGTGACGAGAGCGAAAGCAGTAACAGCGAGGACGGCAGCAGCTCCAGCGACAGCTCGGTCAGCACGCTCAACGCCAGCCAGGTGACCACCAGCAGCGATGTCGACTTCTGGCGTGAAGTGCGCGAAGTGGTGGCGATGATCGTCGGTGGCGAGGAGGGCAACAGCGTGGTGGTCAACCCGCAGGCCAGCCTGCTGGTGGTGCGCGCCAACAGTGCCGATCAGGAGAACGTCGCGCGTTTCCTCGAACAGGCACAACGCAACCTGCAGCGTCAGGTGGTGCTGGAAACCAAGATCCTCGAAGTGCAGCTCAATGATGGCTTCCAGGCCGGTATCAGCTGGGAACAGCTGGGCAGCGATGTCAGCGCCGGGCTTGCCGGGGAAACCATTGACGGGCCGACCGGTATCGGCGGCGTGTTCAGCAGCGTGCTGAGCCTGGGCGACTTCACCGGGCTGATCCAGTTGCTGCAGACCCAGGGCGAGGTGCGGGTGCTGTCCAGTCCGCGCATCTCCACGCTGAATAATCAAAAGGCGGTGATCAAGGTCGGCACCGACGAGTTCTTCGTCACCGAGGTGTCGTCGAGCAGCACCACGACCACGGCGGCCGGGGTCACCGAGCCGACCCAGGACATCACCCTGACGCCGTTCTTCTCCGGCATCTCGCTGGACGTCACCCCGCAGATCGACCAGAACGATGTGGTCACCCTGCACGTGCGTCCGACGGTGAGCCGCGTCCAGGACCAGAACAAGACCATCGTGCTGGGCGAGGACAATGTCTTCAACCTGCCACTGGCCCTGTCCACCTCGCGCCAGTCCGACTCCATCGTGCGAGCGCGCAGTGGCCAGGTGGTGGTGATCGGTGGCCTGCTGCAGAGCACCAACGAGAACGAGGATGCCGAAGTGCCGTGGGCTAGCACCCTGCCTATCGTCGGTAACCTGTTCAAGCAGCAGCGCAAGGCCCTGCAGAAGAGCGAGCTGGTAATCCTCATGCGCCCGCAGGTGGTCAGCGACGAAGTCTGGCTGGATGAACTGCGCAAGAGTGCGGAAACCTTCAAGGAACTGAGATAA
- a CDS encoding PilN domain-containing protein, whose translation MQNLNLYQIEKQQRSGPQKAQMLALLGVLVLLCLAHAAWQGWQLRQGAAQLSQAEVAAQEQETLLAAAKASFVEPQLDSGLPLELAAREADNQQLQRLIGYLQVLASQRNAGFVAPLQALAEHHPASGLWLSGIGLSAGGTHMRLQGSSQEQELLPQYLQRLGQSPVFQGREFARFELQRGDDQLLHFDLSSQAGDKESGNE comes from the coding sequence ATGCAGAACCTCAACCTCTATCAGATTGAAAAACAGCAGCGCAGCGGCCCGCAAAAAGCCCAGATGCTGGCCCTGCTGGGCGTGCTGGTGCTGCTGTGCCTGGCCCATGCGGCCTGGCAAGGCTGGCAGCTGCGCCAGGGCGCTGCGCAGCTGAGCCAGGCCGAAGTGGCGGCGCAGGAGCAGGAGACCCTGCTGGCTGCGGCCAAGGCCAGCTTCGTCGAACCACAGCTGGACAGCGGCCTGCCGCTCGAACTGGCGGCGCGTGAGGCGGACAACCAGCAGCTGCAACGCCTGATCGGCTACCTGCAGGTGCTGGCCAGCCAGCGCAATGCGGGCTTCGTCGCGCCATTGCAGGCGCTGGCCGAGCATCATCCGGCGAGCGGCCTGTGGCTCAGCGGCATTGGCTTGAGTGCCGGCGGCACTCATATGCGTTTGCAGGGCAGCAGCCAGGAGCAGGAGCTACTGCCGCAATACCTGCAGCGCCTCGGCCAGAGCCCGGTCTTCCAGGGTCGCGAATTCGCCCGTTTCGAACTGCAGCGCGGCGACGACCAGTTGCTGCACTTCGACCTGTCCTCCCAGGCTGGCGACAAGGAGTCGGGCAATGAATAA
- the secB gene encoding protein-export chaperone SecB — MTEQVTNGAAQAEQGPQFSLQRIYVKDLSFEAPKSPEIFRQEWAPSVALDLNTRQKGLDGDFHEVVLTLSVTVKTGEETAFIAEVQQAGIFLIKGLDAASMSHTLGAFCPNLLFPYAREALDNLVVRGSFPALMLAPVNFDALYAQELQRMQTAGAETAQA, encoded by the coding sequence ATGACCGAGCAAGTTACCAACGGCGCCGCCCAAGCCGAACAAGGCCCTCAGTTTTCCCTGCAGCGTATCTATGTGAAGGACCTGTCCTTCGAAGCGCCGAAGAGCCCGGAAATCTTCCGCCAGGAGTGGGCGCCGAGCGTCGCGCTGGATCTGAACACCCGCCAGAAGGGCCTGGACGGCGACTTCCACGAAGTGGTGCTGACCCTCTCGGTCACCGTCAAGACCGGCGAAGAAACCGCCTTCATCGCCGAAGTGCAGCAGGCTGGCATCTTCCTGATCAAGGGTCTGGACGCTGCGTCCATGAGCCACACCCTCGGCGCGTTCTGCCCGAACCTGCTGTTCCCCTACGCCCGTGAAGCGTTGGACAACCTGGTGGTGCGTGGCTCCTTCCCGGCGCTGATGCTGGCGCCGGTGAACTTCGACGCCCTGTATGCCCAGGAACTGCAGCGCATGCAGACCGCTGGCGCGGAAACCGCTCAGGCCTGA
- a CDS encoding ABC transporter substrate-binding protein, which produces MLKRLLLVSAAACLLLSPLARAEVDENYSVILMTENFPPYNMATNDKNYAREENLKGIAVEVVREMFKRAGITYHMTLRFPWARIYKLALEKPNHGVFVAARLPEREKLFKWVGPIGPDDWVMLAKADSTITINSLEQAKQYRIGAYKGDAIAEHLVAQGLDPQTAFRDQDNVEKLQAGKIDLWATGDPAGRYLAKQAGVTGLKNVLRFDSAELFLALNPETPDEVVNKLQAELDKMRAEGFIDKVVNSYLE; this is translated from the coding sequence ATGTTGAAACGCCTGTTGTTGGTATCAGCTGCTGCTTGCCTGCTGTTGTCTCCATTGGCTCGCGCCGAAGTGGACGAGAACTACTCGGTGATTCTGATGACCGAGAACTTCCCGCCTTACAACATGGCGACCAACGACAAGAACTACGCCCGCGAGGAGAACCTCAAAGGCATCGCCGTGGAAGTAGTGCGCGAGATGTTCAAGCGTGCCGGGATCACCTACCACATGACCCTGCGCTTCCCCTGGGCGCGGATCTACAAGCTGGCGCTGGAAAAGCCCAACCACGGCGTGTTCGTCGCTGCCCGCCTGCCGGAGCGCGAGAAGCTGTTCAAGTGGGTCGGTCCGATCGGTCCGGATGACTGGGTGATGCTGGCCAAGGCCGATAGCACCATCACCATCAATAGCCTGGAGCAGGCCAAGCAGTACCGAATCGGTGCCTACAAAGGTGACGCGATCGCCGAGCATCTGGTTGCCCAGGGGCTGGACCCGCAGACGGCATTCCGTGACCAGGACAACGTGGAGAAGCTGCAGGCTGGCAAGATCGACCTGTGGGCCACCGGTGATCCTGCTGGTCGTTATCTGGCCAAGCAGGCGGGTGTGACGGGCTTGAAGAATGTGCTGCGTTTTGACAGTGCCGAACTGTTCCTCGCCCTCAACCCGGAAACCCCGGATGAAGTGGTGAACAAGCTGCAGGCCGAGTTGGACAAGATGCGTGCCGAGGGCTTCATCGACAAGGTGGTCAACAGCTACCTGGAGTGA
- a CDS encoding type II secretion system protein M, translated as MNNWLQRWHGMAPREQWLALSVGLVVCALLYMLLLGDPLSARLAKQQASFKVTEARRLEAQSGLADLQAKLAADPNIPYRSALLAASASREELIRQIDQNTAELVTPQKMKAVLAELLRSQPRLQLVGLESFSEPMQLPGAAPVKLEPGAEPAPVTLYRHGLHLQLQGGYFDLLAYLQAVQASGWKLNWDSLDYQVGDGGPSQAKISLKLYTLSRQAGWVGV; from the coding sequence ATGAATAACTGGTTGCAACGCTGGCACGGCATGGCGCCGCGCGAGCAGTGGCTGGCCTTAAGTGTCGGCCTGGTGGTCTGTGCGCTGCTCTACATGCTGCTGCTCGGCGACCCGCTGAGTGCGCGCCTGGCCAAGCAGCAGGCCAGTTTCAAGGTGACCGAGGCGCGGCGCCTGGAGGCCCAGTCCGGTCTGGCCGACTTGCAGGCCAAGCTGGCGGCCGACCCCAATATCCCCTACCGCAGCGCCCTGCTGGCGGCCTCGGCCAGCCGCGAGGAGCTGATCCGCCAGATCGACCAGAACACTGCCGAGCTGGTCACGCCGCAGAAGATGAAGGCCGTGCTGGCTGAGCTGCTGCGTTCCCAGCCGCGCCTGCAGCTGGTTGGCCTGGAAAGCTTCAGCGAGCCCATGCAGTTGCCCGGCGCTGCGCCGGTCAAGCTTGAACCTGGTGCCGAGCCGGCTCCGGTCACCCTCTATCGGCATGGCCTGCATCTGCAGCTGCAGGGCGGCTATTTTGACCTGCTGGCCTATCTGCAGGCGGTCCAGGCCAGCGGCTGGAAGCTCAACTGGGACAGCCTGGATTACCAGGTCGGTGATGGTGGGCCGTCCCAGGCCAAGATCAGCCTGAAGTTGTATACCTTGAGTCGCCAGGCGGGGTGGGTCGGTGTCTAG
- the gpmI gene encoding 2,3-bisphosphoglycerate-independent phosphoglycerate mutase — protein sequence MSATPKPLVLIILDGFGHSDNPEYNAIHAANTPVYDRLRATQPHGLISGSGMDVGLPDGQMGNSEVGHMNLGAGRVVYQDFTRVTKAIRDGEFFANAEITGAVDKAVSAGKAVHILGLLSDGGVHSHQDHLVAMAELAAQRGAEKIYLHAFLDGRDTPPKSAQPSIELLDATFAKLGKGRIASLTGRYFAMDRDNRWDRVEQAYHLIVEGRGQFNAASAAEGLAAAYERGESDEFVKATTIGAPVKVEDGDAVVFMNFRADRARELTRAFVEPGFKEFERTRVPQLAGFIMLTQYAASIPTPSAYKPEALTNVLGEYLANNGKTQLRIAETEKYAHVTFFFSGGREEPFAGEERILIPSPNVATYDLQPQMSAPEVTDRIVDAIENQRFDVIIVNYANGDMVGHTGVFSAAVAAVECLDACVGRIVAALDKVGGEALITADHGNVEQMEDECTGQAHTAHTCEPVPFIYVGKRPATIREGGVLADVAPTLLTLMGLPVPAEMTGTSIIQLQ from the coding sequence ATGAGCGCCACGCCCAAACCCCTGGTCCTGATCATCCTCGACGGCTTCGGCCACAGCGACAATCCCGAGTACAACGCCATCCATGCGGCCAACACGCCGGTCTACGATCGCCTGCGTGCCACCCAGCCGCATGGCCTGATCTCAGGCTCAGGCATGGACGTCGGCCTGCCGGACGGGCAGATGGGCAACTCCGAGGTCGGCCACATGAACCTCGGCGCAGGCCGCGTGGTGTACCAGGACTTCACCCGAGTGACCAAGGCGATCCGCGACGGCGAGTTCTTCGCCAACGCCGAGATCACTGGCGCCGTGGATAAAGCAGTCAGCGCCGGCAAGGCCGTGCATATCCTCGGCCTGCTCTCCGATGGCGGCGTGCACAGCCACCAGGATCACCTGGTGGCCATGGCCGAGCTGGCCGCCCAGCGCGGCGCCGAGAAGATCTACCTGCACGCCTTTCTCGACGGCCGCGACACTCCGCCCAAGAGTGCCCAGCCGTCGATCGAGCTGCTCGACGCCACCTTCGCCAAGCTCGGCAAGGGTCGCATCGCCAGCCTCACAGGGCGCTACTTCGCCATGGACCGCGACAACCGCTGGGACCGCGTCGAGCAGGCCTACCACCTGATCGTCGAAGGCCGCGGCCAGTTCAATGCCGCCAGCGCCGCAGAAGGCCTGGCCGCCGCCTACGAGCGCGGCGAGAGCGATGAATTCGTCAAGGCCACCACCATCGGTGCGCCGGTGAAAGTGGAAGACGGCGACGCCGTGGTGTTCATGAACTTCCGCGCCGACCGCGCCCGCGAGCTGACCCGCGCCTTCGTCGAACCCGGTTTCAAGGAATTCGAGCGCACACGCGTGCCGCAACTGGCCGGCTTCATCATGCTCACCCAGTATGCGGCGAGCATCCCGACGCCCAGCGCCTACAAACCGGAAGCGCTGACCAACGTGCTCGGCGAATACCTGGCCAATAACGGCAAGACCCAGCTGCGCATCGCCGAGACCGAGAAGTACGCCCACGTCACCTTCTTCTTCTCCGGCGGCCGCGAAGAGCCGTTCGCCGGCGAAGAGCGCATCCTGATTCCGTCGCCGAACGTCGCTACCTATGACCTGCAGCCGCAGATGAGCGCGCCGGAAGTCACCGACCGCATCGTCGATGCCATCGAGAACCAGCGTTTTGATGTGATCATCGTCAACTACGCCAACGGCGACATGGTCGGCCACACCGGCGTGTTCTCTGCCGCCGTGGCTGCAGTGGAATGCCTGGACGCCTGCGTCGGGCGCATCGTCGCGGCGCTGGACAAGGTCGGCGGCGAAGCGCTGATCACCGCCGACCACGGCAACGTCGAGCAGATGGAAGACGAGTGCACCGGCCAGGCGCACACCGCGCACACCTGCGAGCCGGTGCCGTTCATCTATGTCGGCAAACGCCCGGCGACGATCCGCGAAGGCGGCGTACTGGCCGACGTGGCGCCGACCCTGCTGACCCTGATGGGCCTGCCGGTACCGGCGGAAATGACCGGCACCAGCATCATCCAGCTGCAATAA
- the trmL gene encoding tRNA (uridine(34)/cytosine(34)/5-carboxymethylaminomethyluridine(34)-2'-O)-methyltransferase TrmL: MFHVVLFQPEIPPNTGNIIRLCANTGCQLHLIEPLGFELDDKRLRRAGLDYHEYATLKRHQSLSDCITVTGSDRILAFTTKASHSYAQMQYRRGDMLLFGPESRGLPADILEQIPDPQRLRMPMRPECRSLNLSNAVAVVTYEAWRQHDFAMQ; the protein is encoded by the coding sequence ATGTTCCATGTCGTTCTGTTCCAGCCCGAAATTCCGCCGAACACCGGCAACATCATTCGCCTCTGTGCCAACACCGGCTGCCAGCTGCATCTGATCGAGCCGCTGGGCTTCGAACTGGACGACAAGCGCCTGCGTCGCGCCGGGCTGGATTACCACGAATACGCGACATTAAAACGCCATCAATCATTGAGCGACTGTATCACAGTTACCGGTAGCGACAGGATATTGGCATTCACCACAAAAGCCAGCCACAGCTACGCGCAAATGCAGTATCGGCGCGGCGATATGCTGTTGTTCGGCCCGGAAAGCCGCGGCCTGCCGGCAGACATACTGGAGCAGATTCCCGACCCGCAGCGCCTGCGCATGCCCATGCGTCCGGAGTGCCGCAGCCTCAACCTGTCCAACGCCGTGGCCGTGGTGACGTACGAGGCCTGGCGCCAGCATGACTTCGCCATGCAGTAG
- the hisF gene encoding imidazole glycerol phosphate synthase subunit HisF, translating into MALAKRIIPCLDVDNGRVVKGVQFENIRDAGDPVEIARRYDEQGADEITFLDITASVDGRDTTLHTVERMASQVFIPLTVGGGVRTVQDIRNLLNAGADKVSINTAAVFTPEFVGEAAARFGSQCIVVAIDAKKVSLPGETPRWEIFTHGGRKPTGLDAVLWAKKMEDLGAGEILLTSMDQDGVKSGYDLGVTRAISESVGIPVIASGGVGNLEHLAAGILEGKADAVLAASIFHFGEYTVPEAKAYLASRGIVVR; encoded by the coding sequence CATCATCCCCTGCCTCGACGTCGACAACGGTCGCGTAGTGAAGGGCGTGCAGTTCGAGAACATCCGTGATGCCGGCGACCCGGTGGAAATCGCCCGTCGCTACGATGAGCAGGGTGCCGACGAGATCACCTTCCTCGACATCACCGCCAGCGTCGATGGTCGCGACACCACCCTGCACACGGTGGAGCGCATGGCCAGCCAGGTGTTTATCCCGCTGACTGTTGGTGGCGGCGTGCGTACCGTGCAGGACATTCGCAACCTGCTGAATGCCGGCGCGGATAAGGTCTCGATCAACACGGCGGCGGTGTTCACCCCTGAATTCGTCGGCGAAGCGGCGGCACGTTTCGGCTCGCAGTGCATCGTCGTGGCCATCGACGCCAAAAAGGTCTCGCTGCCCGGCGAAACCCCGCGCTGGGAAATCTTCACTCATGGCGGGCGCAAGCCGACCGGCCTGGACGCCGTGCTCTGGGCGAAGAAGATGGAAGACCTCGGCGCGGGCGAAATCCTCCTGACCAGCATGGATCAGGATGGCGTGAAAAGCGGCTACGACCTCGGCGTCACCCGCGCCATCAGCGAGAGCGTAGGCATCCCGGTGATCGCTTCCGGCGGCGTCGGCAACCTCGAGCACCTGGCGGCCGGCATCCTCGAAGGCAAGGCCGATGCGGTGCTGGCGGCCAGCATCTTCCACTTCGGCGAATACACTGTGCCGGAAGCCAAGGCCTATCTGGCCAGTCGTGGCATAGTGGTGCGCTAG
- a CDS encoding S41 family peptidase, whose amino-acid sequence MSHFHRLTPLALALGLLVGSSALQAAPEPVAAPVENAKAPLPLDELRTFAEVMDRIKSAYVEPVDDKTLLENAIKGMLSNLDPHSAYLEPEDFAELQESTSGEFGGLGIEVGMEDSFLKVVSPIDDTPASRAGIQPGDLIVKIDGQPTKGLSLMEAVDKMRGKAGSKINLTLLREGGQPFDVELTRAVIKVKSVKSQLLDDGYGLVRISQFQINTGEEVGKALAKLRKDNKGKLRGIVLDLRNNPGGVLQAAVEVTDHFLKKGLIVYTEGRIANSELRFNADPADASEGVPLVVLINGGSASASEIVAGALQDHKRGVLMGTDSFGKGSVQTVLPLNNDRALKLTTALYYTPKGRSIQAQGIVPDIEVARAKLTREQDGESIKEADLAGHLGNGNGGADKPSGKKGEKPTRPQDDDYQLSQALNLLKGLSVTRGD is encoded by the coding sequence ATGTCGCATTTCCACCGTCTCACCCCTCTCGCCCTGGCCCTTGGCCTGCTGGTCGGCAGTTCTGCCCTGCAGGCTGCCCCCGAGCCAGTGGCGGCGCCCGTGGAAAACGCCAAGGCACCATTGCCGCTGGATGAGCTGCGCACCTTTGCCGAGGTGATGGATCGCATCAAGTCGGCCTATGTCGAGCCGGTGGACGACAAGACCCTGCTGGAGAATGCGATCAAAGGCATGCTCAGCAACCTCGACCCGCACTCCGCCTACCTGGAGCCGGAAGACTTCGCCGAACTGCAGGAAAGCACCAGCGGCGAGTTCGGCGGCCTGGGCATCGAAGTCGGCATGGAAGACAGCTTCCTCAAGGTGGTCTCGCCGATCGACGACACACCCGCCTCGCGCGCCGGCATCCAGCCCGGCGACCTGATCGTCAAGATCGACGGCCAGCCGACCAAGGGCCTGTCGCTGATGGAAGCAGTGGACAAGATGCGCGGCAAGGCCGGCAGCAAGATCAACCTGACCCTGCTGCGCGAAGGCGGCCAGCCGTTCGACGTGGAGCTGACCCGCGCGGTGATCAAGGTCAAGAGCGTGAAGAGCCAGCTGCTCGACGACGGCTATGGCCTGGTACGCATCTCGCAGTTCCAGATCAACACCGGTGAAGAAGTCGGCAAGGCCCTGGCCAAGCTGCGCAAAGACAACAAGGGCAAGCTGCGCGGCATCGTCCTCGACCTGCGCAACAACCCCGGCGGCGTGCTGCAGGCGGCGGTGGAAGTCACCGACCACTTCCTCAAGAAAGGCCTGATCGTCTACACCGAGGGGCGCATCGCCAACTCCGAGCTGCGCTTCAACGCCGACCCGGCCGACGCCAGCGAAGGTGTACCGCTGGTGGTGCTGATCAACGGCGGCAGCGCCTCGGCCTCGGAGATCGTCGCCGGCGCCCTGCAGGACCACAAGCGTGGCGTGCTGATGGGCACCGACAGTTTCGGCAAGGGCTCGGTGCAGACCGTGCTGCCGCTGAACAACGACCGCGCATTGAAACTGACCACGGCCCTGTACTACACCCCAAAAGGCCGCTCGATCCAGGCCCAGGGCATCGTCCCGGACATCGAAGTGGCACGCGCCAAGCTGACCCGCGAGCAGGATGGCGAGAGCATCAAGGAAGCCGATCTGGCCGGCCACCTGGGCAACGGTAATGGCGGCGCGGACAAACCCAGCGGCAAGAAGGGCGAGAAACCGACCCGCCCGCAGGACGACGACTACCAGCTCAGCCAGGCGCTCAACCTGCTGAAAGGCCTGAGCGTGACGCGCGGCGACTGA
- a CDS encoding MSHA biogenesis protein MshI has translation MLGIETGPEGIALARVLRVAGETPRLLDCQFRQAAPAEQPAMLKKMVAELNLQDMPVNLVLHPATYQMLLLDSPDVPAEELRAAMRWRIKDLIAEPLEQVVVDAFALPDDAYRGRSRMAYCAVLSKARMQAWADLCEQAGLRLQSIDVTEMAFRNLGLLAGAEGMNLALLRLRSSEGLISVQHAADLYMARRIEQGLDHAGDDFGAVTLEIQRSLDYFESQLGKGYINRLLLLPMKRNGAAVLQTLSTGLAVKLQALDLRELFPGQATAALGEAEQAYCMAAVGAALRQEAG, from the coding sequence TTGCTCGGTATCGAAACCGGGCCTGAGGGAATTGCCCTGGCGCGCGTCCTGCGCGTAGCCGGTGAAACCCCACGCTTGCTTGACTGCCAATTCCGCCAGGCTGCACCGGCTGAACAGCCCGCCATGCTGAAGAAGATGGTCGCCGAGCTGAACCTGCAAGACATGCCGGTCAACCTGGTGCTGCACCCCGCCACTTACCAGATGCTCCTGCTTGACAGCCCCGACGTGCCGGCCGAAGAGCTGCGCGCCGCCATGCGCTGGCGCATCAAGGATCTGATCGCCGAACCGCTGGAACAGGTAGTGGTCGATGCCTTCGCCCTGCCTGATGATGCCTACCGTGGCCGCTCGCGCATGGCCTATTGCGCGGTACTGAGCAAGGCGCGCATGCAGGCCTGGGCCGACTTGTGCGAGCAGGCCGGACTGCGGTTGCAGAGTATCGATGTCACCGAAATGGCCTTCCGCAACCTCGGTCTGTTGGCCGGGGCCGAGGGCATGAACCTGGCGTTGCTGCGCCTGCGCTCCAGCGAGGGGCTGATCAGCGTGCAGCATGCCGCCGACCTGTATATGGCGCGGCGTATCGAGCAGGGCCTGGATCACGCCGGTGATGATTTCGGCGCAGTGACCCTGGAGATCCAGCGCTCGCTCGACTATTTCGAGAGCCAGCTGGGCAAGGGCTACATCAACCGCCTGCTGCTGTTGCCGATGAAGCGCAATGGCGCGGCCGTCCTGCAAACCCTGTCTACCGGGCTGGCGGTCAAGCTGCAGGCCCTCGACCTGCGCGAGCTGTTCCCCGGCCAGGCCACTGCCGCTCTTGGTGAAGCCGAGCAGGCCTACTGCATGGCTGCGGTGGGCGCTGCGCTGCGCCAGGAGGCCGGTTGA
- the grxC gene encoding glutaredoxin 3, giving the protein MPEVVVYSSAWCPYCVRAKQLLSSKGVAFQEISVDGKPEARAEMTRKAGRTSVPQIWIGSAHVGGCDDLYALERAGKLDALLQA; this is encoded by the coding sequence ATGCCCGAGGTCGTGGTTTACTCCAGCGCCTGGTGCCCTTACTGCGTTCGCGCCAAGCAGTTGCTGAGCAGCAAGGGTGTGGCTTTCCAGGAAATCAGCGTCGACGGTAAGCCCGAGGCGCGCGCCGAGATGACGCGCAAGGCCGGGCGTACCTCGGTACCGCAGATCTGGATCGGCAGTGCCCACGTTGGTGGCTGCGACGACCTCTATGCCTTGGAGCGCGCTGGCAAGCTGGACGCGCTGCTACAGGCCTGA